One Chthonomonadales bacterium genomic window, CAGCGCGTTCGGGTTCGCGTTCGGCATCCCGATCGTCTGCCCGGAACCCGCCACGATCGTCAGCTCCTCCATCGGCTACACGCTGACCGACGCCGGCGACGGCGCAGTCTCGCTGACGCCCCTGCCTCCGCCGGGGTTCGTGCCGGTGGACGGCGATCTGGCGACGGAGACCGCCGTGGGCACGCTCAGCCCGGACGGCGGCTTCACGCTGGTGAACATGGGTGTGGACGTGGGGCTTGCGGCGGCCGCCGGGGGCGGCACCACGGTGCACGGTCCGTTCGCCGCCGGACCAATGGCCGGCCCGGCCGGTCCGTTCGATTCGCTGTTCGCGGACATCAACTTCCTGGGGTCTGGCGGAGGCGACGCCCTCAGCCTGACGGGCGCCCTCACCGTGGTATGCGTGCCGGAGCCGGGCTCGCTGGCGACGCTGGGCGTCGGGCTTGTCGCGCTTGGCGTGCTGGCGTACCGGCGCCGTAAGCCGTAGCCCGCCACCGCTGGGTCGGTCCGACCATCGCGCCACCCGGCCAACCGGCCGGGTGGCGTTTGGCGTCTCTGCCTCCGCGCGCATGTGATCTACGCCGCCGTTCACGGAACGATCACCTGACAGACCGGCACGATCCTGGCTCCACGCTGGGGTGTTAGGCCGGCCTGCCCTGAGCGCACATGAGGAGGTAGACCATGCTATCCTGGAGACACGGGCTGAGATTCGCGATCGGTACCGCCGCCGCGGCCGGCGCGCTTTCCGCCGCCACGGGGCTGGCGGCCCAGAGCGCGGACCTCGCCCCACCGCAGATCTCGTTCGGCGCGCTACGCCCTGGAGCCACGGTCCGCGCGGACGCGTACGGCCGCGTGTTCGT contains:
- a CDS encoding PEP-CTERM sorting domain-containing protein, with the translated sequence MRKYVVLALGIAILGAFAAPARAQETPLPEATVIVDGVSYSLDVLRDGKLFIIDQARIVTQGGDIVEVAMTGDPDPSIAYAIGVVDIGLPSAFGFAFGIPIVCPEPATIVSSSIGYTLTDAGDGAVSLTPLPPPGFVPVDGDLATETAVGTLSPDGGFTLVNMGVDVGLAAAAGGGTTVHGPFAAGPMAGPAGPFDSLFADINFLGSGGGDALSLTGALTVVCVPEPGSLATLGVGLVALGVLAYRRRKP